One segment of uncultured Campylobacter sp. DNA contains the following:
- a CDS encoding bifunctional 2-C-methyl-D-erythritol 4-phosphate cytidylyltransferase/2-C-methyl-D-erythritol 2,4-cyclodiphosphate synthase, giving the protein MLDVTLIMLGAGSSSRFEMPVKKQWLRVGGDPLWLFAAKNLSSHYAFKEIIIASNEEKYMSKFAPSYRFVKGGATRQGSLKNALKLVQSEFVLVSDIARPMISAELFSRIIGGIQNADCVVPALKVPDTVYLGAGVVDREQVKLIQTPQLSRTEMLKSALESGQIYTDDSSAIAAAGGKIWYVQGDENARKITFKDDLAKIYGLSAPSSEIYVGNGFDVHAFEEEKKEGSFVTIGGEKIPFERNLKAHSDGDVAIHALIDAVLGAAGLGDIGEHFPDTDDKFKGADSAMLLKEAYNLVQSVGFELINADVTVIAERPKLSKFKSAMEINIANALNLTPSRINVKATTTENLGFTGRGEGIAAAASASLKIYDWTAERL; this is encoded by the coding sequence TTGCTAGACGTTACGCTGATAATGCTTGGAGCCGGAAGCTCTAGCCGTTTTGAAATGCCCGTTAAAAAGCAGTGGTTGCGCGTCGGAGGCGATCCGCTATGGCTCTTTGCGGCTAAAAATTTAAGCTCGCATTATGCTTTTAAAGAGATAATCATCGCCTCAAACGAGGAAAAATATATGAGCAAATTTGCCCCGTCGTACCGCTTCGTAAAAGGCGGCGCGACGCGTCAAGGGAGCCTAAAAAACGCTCTTAAACTCGTTCAAAGCGAATTTGTTTTGGTTAGCGACATCGCTCGTCCGATGATTAGCGCAGAGCTTTTTTCTCGCATAATAGGCGGCATCCAAAACGCCGACTGCGTCGTGCCTGCGCTAAAAGTACCCGATACCGTTTATCTAGGCGCGGGCGTCGTAGACAGAGAGCAGGTCAAGCTCATCCAAACTCCGCAGCTCTCGCGCACGGAGATGCTAAAAAGCGCGCTTGAATCAGGTCAAATTTATACCGACGATAGCTCGGCGATAGCGGCTGCAGGCGGTAAAATCTGGTACGTACAAGGCGACGAAAACGCTAGAAAAATAACGTTTAAAGACGATCTAGCCAAAATTTACGGCCTTAGCGCGCCCTCAAGCGAAATTTACGTCGGTAACGGTTTTGACGTGCACGCCTTTGAAGAAGAGAAAAAAGAGGGAAGTTTCGTAACAATCGGCGGCGAAAAAATCCCTTTTGAAAGAAATTTAAAGGCCCACTCCGACGGCGACGTAGCTATCCACGCGCTCATCGACGCGGTGCTAGGAGCGGCCGGGCTGGGCGATATAGGCGAGCATTTTCCCGACACCGACGATAAATTTAAAGGAGCGGACTCGGCTATGTTACTAAAAGAAGCATATAATCTTGTGCAAAGCGTCGGTTTTGAGCTGATAAACGCCGACGTCACAGTTATCGCCGAGCGGCCAAAGCTTAGTAAATTTAAATCCGCGATGGAAATAAACATCGCAAATGCGCTAAATTTAACCCCGAGCCGCATAAACGTAAAGGCCACGACGACTGAGAATCTAGGCTTTACGGGGCGGGGCGAGGGCATAGCCGCCGCGGCGTCTGCTAGTCTAAAAATTTACGACTGGACGGCGGAGCGACTTTAA
- a CDS encoding response regulator, with amino-acid sequence MRVLIIENEIYLAQSIASKLENLGYECEIARSTAEAMKNDPEQKAKDGAKDVHFDVVLLSSAFAGDDTLKIIQKFKDSVVILLITYISNDTVSIPIKAGASDYIQKPFMIEELVRKIKHFEEFRRLQTFIKTYQDYLNYHFKAVSALNFDFKRIKLPLLIKCNKMINADNFVFEYAKALNLSFKYVPLEPGIDVEAIAEANPRTLLYFSNFQILRQEAKNQIVSLAAKRKLIASSTNPNEEAPMETLNIASDEKNFQIDEILTIDDYIKHIIVNYQDKYPDTELSKKLGISRKSLWEKRKKYDVVKKK; translated from the coding sequence ATGAGAGTTTTGATAATAGAAAACGAAATCTACCTAGCCCAAAGCATCGCATCAAAGCTGGAAAATTTAGGCTACGAGTGCGAGATAGCAAGGAGCACGGCGGAGGCGATGAAAAACGATCCCGAGCAGAAGGCAAAGGATGGCGCCAAGGACGTACACTTTGACGTTGTGCTGCTCTCTAGCGCGTTTGCGGGCGACGACACGCTAAAAATCATACAAAAATTTAAAGACTCCGTCGTCATCCTGCTCATCACCTACATCAGCAACGACACCGTCTCGATCCCGATAAAAGCGGGTGCTAGCGACTACATACAAAAGCCGTTTATGATCGAGGAGCTGGTGCGAAAGATCAAGCATTTCGAGGAGTTTAGGCGGCTGCAAACATTTATAAAAACCTATCAGGACTACCTAAACTATCATTTTAAGGCCGTCTCGGCGCTAAATTTCGACTTTAAGCGCATAAAGCTACCGCTTCTCATAAAGTGCAATAAAATGATAAACGCCGATAATTTCGTTTTTGAGTACGCAAAGGCGCTAAATTTGAGCTTCAAATACGTCCCGCTAGAGCCAGGCATCGACGTAGAGGCCATAGCCGAGGCAAATCCGCGCACGCTTTTATATTTTTCAAATTTTCAAATTTTACGCCAAGAGGCTAAAAATCAGATCGTATCTCTCGCCGCCAAACGCAAGCTCATCGCAAGCTCGACCAATCCGAACGAAGAAGCGCCGATGGAGACGCTAAACATCGCAAGCGACGAGAAAAATTTCCAAATCGACGAAATTTTGACGATCGACGACTACATCAAGCACATCATCGTAAACTATCAGGACAAATACCCCGACACCGAGCTTAGCAAAAAGCTAGGCATCTCGCGCAAATCGCTTTGGGAAAAGAGGAAAAAATATGACGTCGTCAAGAAAAAATAA
- a CDS encoding sulfate adenylyltransferase — protein sequence MTSSRKNNAVWINDEAFGALDLIENQIFSKFNRLMNEKEANEIYETGFLAGEPMPYTFVFAPQGKRNQETIKNAQKGEKIELINSNGESVGHINVSGSFKFDKTKSAQNIFHANETESARQCCGKLAISGEVKIYGSALEKVKERIESIKKEQNAQKITAIMLTAEPFNRAHERLIRMTIDKADLVLLFLLKSHGADEVMSFALKKRVLEYFIQNYIPQNRLIIVPFENSSLFSSHLNPTLECIAAHRLGAGKLVVGQNHAGIGMFYDHNVAHTVLERYKNDLNLEIVVLPELVYCNECKTLVSTKTCPHGQHHHIKYHAQTLKTLLLSGILPPAILMRRDISAMILSELFPNRFENIQKLCDELFPSNGLLEKQTEREFYEKLMKLYQTTSLS from the coding sequence ATGACGTCGTCAAGAAAAAATAACGCCGTTTGGATAAACGACGAGGCTTTCGGCGCGCTTGATCTCATAGAAAATCAAATTTTTAGCAAATTTAACCGCCTGATGAACGAAAAAGAGGCAAACGAGATCTACGAGACGGGCTTTTTAGCCGGCGAGCCGATGCCCTATACATTCGTCTTCGCGCCGCAAGGTAAGCGCAATCAAGAAACTATAAAAAATGCGCAAAAAGGCGAGAAAATAGAGCTGATAAACTCTAACGGCGAGTCTGTCGGGCATATAAACGTAAGCGGTTCGTTTAAATTTGACAAAACCAAAAGCGCGCAAAATATCTTCCACGCTAACGAAACCGAGTCGGCGCGGCAATGCTGCGGCAAGCTAGCTATAAGCGGCGAGGTAAAAATCTACGGCAGCGCGCTAGAAAAGGTAAAAGAGCGTATCGAGTCCATTAAAAAGGAGCAAAACGCGCAAAAAATCACGGCTATCATGCTAACCGCAGAGCCGTTTAACCGCGCGCACGAGCGTCTGATTAGGATGACGATAGACAAGGCTGATTTGGTGTTGCTTTTTTTACTCAAAAGTCACGGCGCCGACGAGGTGATGAGCTTTGCGCTCAAAAAAAGAGTGCTTGAATACTTCATCCAAAACTACATCCCGCAAAATCGCCTAATCATCGTACCGTTTGAAAACTCCAGCCTCTTTAGCTCGCACCTAAATCCGACGCTAGAGTGCATAGCGGCGCATCGCCTCGGAGCTGGCAAGCTCGTAGTCGGTCAAAATCACGCGGGTATCGGGATGTTTTACGATCACAACGTCGCTCACACGGTGCTAGAGCGATACAAAAACGATCTAAATTTAGAGATAGTCGTGCTACCCGAGCTTGTTTATTGCAACGAGTGCAAAACGCTAGTTAGCACCAAGACCTGCCCGCACGGCCAGCACCACCATATAAAATACCACGCCCAGACGCTAAAAACCTTGCTGCTCTCAGGCATCTTGCCGCCTGCGATCCTCATGCGGCGCGACATCTCGGCGATGATACTAAGCGAGCTTTTCCCGAACAGATTTGAAAATATCCAAAAGCTTTGCGACGAGCTTTTTCCTAGCAACGGACTGCTAGAAAAGCAGACGGAGAGGGAATTTTACGAAAAATTAATGAAGCTTTATCAGACGACGTCGCTAAGCTAA